The sequence GCATGGCGAGCCGCTGGGCCGTGCCGGTCGGCACCGCACTCTACCAACTCGACGACCTGTGGGACGGCCGCGCACGCGCCGCCCTGTCGTGAAACACGTCGATATCAACCAGGAGCCGCAGATGATTTCGCTGCAGAACGTGTCGAAATGGTATGGCGAACATCAGGTGCTGAGCGATTGTTCGGCGCGCATTCAGGCGGGCGAAGTCGTCGTGATCTGCGGACCGTCCGGCTCCGGCAAATCGACGCTGATCAAAACCGTCAATGGACTCGAACCCATTCAGCAAGGCGCGATCGAGGCGGCGGGCATCACCGTGGCCGGCAAACCGTCCGCGATGAAAAAGTCTGATCTCGCCGAACTGCGAACACGTGTCGGTATGGTGTTCCAGCAATTCGAACTGTTTCCGCATCTCACCGTCCATCAGAACCTGATGCTCGCGCAAACCCGCGTGTTGAGGAGAAGTCGTGATGAAGCCACCGACAAGGCACGCCTGCTATTACAACGCGTGGGCATGCGCGCTCACGAGGACAAGTTTCCGTCGCAACTCTCGGGCGGCCAGCAACAACGTGTCGCCATTGCGCGAGCGCTTTCGATGGACCCGGTCGCGATGCTGTTCGACGAACCCACTTCCGCGCTCGATCCGGAAATGGTGAACGAAGTGCTCGACGTGATGACCGAACTGGCGCAGGAAGGCATGACGATGCTATGCGTCACGCACGAAATGGGTTTCGCGAGGCGCGTGGCCGATCGCGTGGTGTTCATGGATCAAGGCACCATTGTCGAGGACGGCACGAAAGACGCTTTCTTCGACCGTCCGCGCTCGGCGCGCGCCCGTGACTTTCTCTCCAGGATCCTGCACTGACTTTCCCGTAATTTTCTTTTGGCCAATGGTCTCTTCGACGGAGCAAA is a genomic window of Paraburkholderia bryophila containing:
- a CDS encoding amino acid ABC transporter ATP-binding protein — encoded protein: MISLQNVSKWYGEHQVLSDCSARIQAGEVVVICGPSGSGKSTLIKTVNGLEPIQQGAIEAAGITVAGKPSAMKKSDLAELRTRVGMVFQQFELFPHLTVHQNLMLAQTRVLRRSRDEATDKARLLLQRVGMRAHEDKFPSQLSGGQQQRVAIARALSMDPVAMLFDEPTSALDPEMVNEVLDVMTELAQEGMTMLCVTHEMGFARRVADRVVFMDQGTIVEDGTKDAFFDRPRSARARDFLSRILH